One window of Tenacibaculum maritimum NCIMB 2154 genomic DNA carries:
- a CDS encoding glycoside hydrolase family 24 protein — translation MEERIVLVSFFLLFIVKKKQVAPATRACSKQEKQPVRKFPNTDMVYHFHPIGFVNQMRLMFPQGNGECKCEARVRAFLRVIQWAEGTEKSGDLGYKTLYSHETFNDYSTHPDNKITAGKYTSSAAGAYQIMGFTHKRLSGYKLIKKKNLKGQTYYVASDDYKESRDLIKKYNIPDFSPESQDKLAVIILKHYRKGILDLIIEDKEILKACKDYASNEWASLPPSQHGQGVKSRRDVAERYRKYYLEELEGKSPLYLKEGFLKELGITAKSNELYTGTSSLGKKAIDLREKVVFHEQGGGPSCNDTCRAILAQLGLKPEGGSSSPSPLRKKKGCYYQLAEENTSRDDFVYYEDKFKESIVFVDSELEKGNLIMVGVDHTFKYRKFGKINEDTTDHYVLIIGRSILEGEIVYNYWDVGTYNGGKGDYYFSVESNRFVSNSRGKRYIMTQVRKNYKI, via the coding sequence ATGGAAGAGCGTATTGTTTTAGTAAGTTTCTTTTTACTTTTTATTGTAAAAAAGAAACAAGTTGCTCCAGCAACAAGAGCTTGCTCAAAGCAGGAGAAGCAACCCGTAAGGAAGTTTCCAAATACAGATATGGTATATCATTTTCATCCTATTGGCTTTGTTAATCAAATGAGGCTTATGTTCCCGCAGGGGAATGGAGAGTGTAAATGTGAAGCTAGAGTAAGAGCATTTTTAAGAGTTATACAATGGGCAGAAGGAACAGAAAAAAGTGGAGATTTAGGATATAAAACATTATATAGTCATGAAACCTTTAATGATTATAGCACACATCCTGATAATAAAATTACAGCAGGTAAATATACTTCTTCTGCGGCAGGAGCGTATCAAATTATGGGGTTTACCCATAAAAGATTATCAGGGTATAAATTAATTAAAAAGAAAAATCTAAAAGGGCAAACATATTATGTTGCTTCTGATGATTATAAAGAATCTAGGGATTTAATTAAAAAATACAATATACCTGATTTTTCACCAGAATCTCAGGATAAATTAGCAGTTATAATTCTAAAACATTATAGAAAAGGTATCTTGGACTTAATAATAGAAGATAAAGAAATATTAAAAGCGTGTAAGGATTACGCAAGTAATGAGTGGGCAAGTTTACCCCCTTCTCAACACGGTCAAGGTGTTAAATCTAGAAGAGATGTTGCGGAAAGGTATAGAAAATATTATTTAGAAGAGCTAGAAGGTAAATCACCGTTATATTTAAAAGAAGGTTTTTTAAAAGAATTAGGCATTACTGCTAAGTCCAATGAACTCTATACAGGGACGAGTTCATTAGGTAAAAAAGCTATAGATTTAAGAGAAAAAGTAGTATTTCATGAACAAGGAGGAGGGCCTAGTTGTAATGATACTTGTAGAGCAATTTTAGCGCAGCTTGGTTTAAAACCAGAAGGAGGATCTTCTTCCCCTTCACCTTTAAGAAAGAAAAAAGGATGTTACTATCAGTTAGCAGAAGAAAATACTAGTAGAGACGATTTTGTTTATTATGAAGATAAATTTAAAGAATCTATTGTATTTGTTGATAGTGAGTTAGAAAAAGGAAATCTTATTATGGTCGGTGTTGATCATACATTTAAATACAGAAAGTTTGGAAAAATAAATGAAGACACTACAGATCATTATGTTTTAATTATTGGGAGGAGTATTTTAGAAGGTGAAATTGTGTATAATTACTGGGATGTAGGTACATATAATGGAGGTAAAGGAGATTATTATTTTAGTGTGGAAAGTAATAGATTTGTGTCTAACTCTAGAGGTAAAAGGTATATAATGACACAGGTTAGAAAAAATTATAAAATTTAA
- a CDS encoding SH3 domain-containing protein → MKIGYPEKNGSKEDLKFTNSYGKYLISHFNTWHGGIHLEGAKKAIQTIAKGRIIAYRLQEKYEVLKGTQKASKKKYTYSNSFILMQHDLELTKEVQTKEETDKVEKKQVTFYSLYNHLMPLKEQEKLGLPFPDFISKEELKVIKKERYDSSFKKAGLNGRVLNAAGKVQRGASGVKVIIPYGTIVQKYKDTAGNFVTENSYTRVVYEDETGTIYDDIYIYTKKGKVKKEGEGYRINTKEDFPTDKGARVREAPGKAITAIIPYNETVEIVKKEGNWYRIKGYEGVSHKGNFEKRKILNTKAFTKNAITASDIPVESGVYIGYTGAMHGENTPWYCASQLDVFMTEGVEDFLKNTFGATVTGKNFITLPEGTKLKEKLSVSVKLEKNLPVKIVEIRGNYAKINVPKFVDKIVDKRDLYTPNKSSADGKMRGYNRIRGYHILNFENINKRFDGLLIEGESKLFCHGLRNSKVQRKVKYYPKEGGKKGYWVPLDALSKNVVYEEKEEVREVPKRLNVFEGLLDYIVTQDRTVQKKVKVCKAVKVPIAKNQKVLLNRFIDTAYLEVSKKDEEEELYKEVVVDLRGAKECMVKKKKYLKVRCSYTIGNDSYKQEGWIPAKGLEKKAFNGYHWERFGFELVDGGKEYMYDIKDLREASTTESRFVETMWRKLGVLEDDVLDFFELEAAYALLETQEKISKMVCKHKIEWSYTPEEIAKEVEGFYNYYIGYQRDLGEDTQKLEELKEEKLAAIKEQVSKLMFWKEASALPYGAHKEVRVLGADLKMQPLSLLTSSSTEGATCFNVFDSDEEIAKKEALKKQAPKKDSVKKKQVAPARRARSKQEKQPVRKFPNTDMVYHFHPIGFVNQMKLIFGEEGECYCNKDFAVEDFTRIVKRLRKNEGLGGGTILNHDNCAISNEDKTFERLTEEFNKTARKYGINQCIQKIHFLTQIYHESARFTTGLEFDTGNYYNPNGGHPEAKDNGNTVIGDGPKYKGRGFMQLTWRNTQIKYLKYAAKNSEGILKGKTDAELELRSNNYEKHISDDIKYAMDSAGWFWVNKIYKKKSLLDHSLEADSKQRIISKVINGGKKGIEKRAKYYQVLKSIFRYELDCINNFSKSSTDNLQAVPPWLKVAFVEYNTHLGYIEEEKNLSDRIEKSYFNSTTSKGLKSEVPWCAAFVNYCYLNGNPSYKNETGIQVRAFEWGPANNKYLNADRKTIGGWKEGEDHKKPFLGALAVYSGSHVGFVVGKNSKGKIVLLGGNQNGVIGNLKVGGDESVCFSSYPSDKIAFYMKPKGFIVKTEWEEENLPVIDINNPSETYSSLR, encoded by the coding sequence ATGAAAATAGGATATCCAGAAAAAAATGGAAGCAAAGAAGATTTAAAATTTACGAATTCATACGGAAAATATTTGATAAGTCATTTCAATACTTGGCACGGAGGGATTCATTTAGAAGGGGCTAAAAAAGCAATACAAACTATAGCAAAAGGAAGGATAATAGCATATCGGTTACAGGAAAAATATGAAGTGTTAAAGGGAACCCAAAAAGCAAGTAAAAAAAAGTACACTTACTCAAATAGCTTTATTTTAATGCAACATGATTTAGAATTGACAAAAGAAGTTCAAACGAAAGAAGAGACGGATAAAGTAGAAAAAAAACAAGTAACCTTTTATAGTTTATATAATCATTTAATGCCTTTAAAAGAGCAAGAAAAATTAGGGTTGCCTTTTCCTGACTTTATTAGTAAAGAGGAATTGAAAGTGATTAAAAAGGAAAGGTACGATAGTAGTTTTAAGAAAGCAGGATTGAATGGAAGGGTTTTAAATGCAGCTGGAAAAGTACAAAGAGGGGCTTCAGGGGTTAAGGTAATCATACCTTATGGAACGATTGTTCAAAAATATAAAGATACTGCAGGAAATTTTGTAACAGAAAATAGTTATACACGGGTCGTTTATGAAGATGAAACAGGAACCATTTACGATGATATTTATATTTATACTAAAAAAGGAAAGGTAAAAAAAGAAGGAGAAGGATATCGGATCAATACTAAAGAAGATTTTCCAACAGACAAAGGAGCTAGGGTAAGAGAGGCACCAGGAAAAGCAATTACAGCTATTATACCTTATAATGAAACAGTAGAGATCGTAAAAAAAGAAGGGAACTGGTACCGTATCAAAGGCTATGAAGGGGTTAGTCATAAAGGAAATTTTGAAAAACGAAAAATTTTAAACACTAAAGCGTTTACAAAAAATGCTATTACGGCAAGCGATATTCCTGTTGAATCAGGTGTTTATATAGGATATACAGGAGCCATGCATGGTGAAAACACTCCGTGGTACTGCGCATCACAATTGGATGTTTTTATGACAGAAGGAGTGGAAGATTTTTTAAAAAATACTTTTGGAGCTACGGTAACAGGTAAAAATTTTATAACTTTACCAGAAGGAACGAAATTAAAAGAAAAGCTTTCTGTTTCTGTCAAATTAGAAAAGAATTTGCCTGTAAAAATCGTGGAAATAAGAGGAAACTATGCAAAAATAAATGTACCTAAGTTTGTGGATAAAATTGTGGATAAAAGGGACTTATATACGCCTAATAAAAGTAGTGCTGATGGTAAAATGAGGGGGTATAATAGGATACGAGGCTACCATATTTTAAATTTTGAAAATATTAATAAACGGTTTGACGGGCTACTGATAGAAGGAGAGAGTAAGTTATTTTGTCACGGATTAAGAAATAGCAAAGTACAGCGTAAGGTAAAGTATTATCCAAAAGAAGGAGGAAAGAAGGGCTATTGGGTGCCTTTGGATGCTCTGAGCAAGAATGTTGTTTATGAAGAAAAGGAAGAAGTAAGAGAGGTGCCTAAAAGGCTAAATGTATTTGAAGGGCTTTTGGATTATATTGTTACTCAAGACCGAACCGTGCAAAAAAAGGTAAAAGTTTGTAAAGCAGTAAAAGTACCTATAGCAAAAAATCAAAAAGTTTTATTGAATCGTTTTATAGACACAGCATATTTGGAAGTGTCAAAAAAAGATGAAGAGGAGGAGCTGTATAAAGAAGTAGTTGTAGATCTTCGTGGAGCTAAAGAATGTATGGTAAAAAAGAAAAAGTACTTAAAAGTTCGCTGTAGCTATACCATAGGAAATGATTCTTATAAGCAAGAAGGTTGGATTCCAGCAAAAGGGTTGGAAAAGAAAGCTTTTAATGGATATCATTGGGAGCGTTTTGGTTTTGAATTGGTTGATGGAGGAAAGGAATATATGTACGATATCAAAGATTTACGAGAAGCTAGCACAACTGAAAGTAGGTTTGTAGAAACAATGTGGCGAAAATTAGGGGTACTGGAAGACGATGTTTTGGATTTCTTTGAATTGGAGGCAGCATATGCCCTTTTGGAAACACAAGAAAAGATTTCAAAGATGGTTTGTAAGCATAAGATAGAATGGTCTTATACTCCAGAAGAGATTGCAAAGGAGGTAGAAGGTTTTTACAATTATTATATAGGATATCAAAGAGACTTAGGAGAAGATACTCAAAAGTTGGAAGAATTAAAGGAAGAAAAGTTAGCTGCTATAAAGGAGCAAGTGAGTAAGTTGATGTTTTGGAAAGAAGCGTCCGCCTTGCCTTATGGAGCACATAAAGAGGTAAGGGTATTGGGAGCAGATTTAAAAATGCAGCCTTTGTCTTTATTAACTAGTTCTTCTACGGAAGGAGCTACTTGTTTTAATGTGTTTGATAGTGATGAGGAAATAGCAAAAAAGGAAGCATTAAAAAAGCAAGCTCCCAAAAAGGATTCTGTAAAAAAGAAACAAGTTGCTCCAGCAAGAAGAGCTCGCTCAAAGCAGGAGAAGCAACCCGTAAGGAAGTTTCCAAATACAGATATGGTATATCATTTTCATCCTATTGGCTTTGTTAATCAAATGAAACTCATTTTTGGGGAAGAAGGAGAATGTTATTGTAATAAGGATTTTGCTGTAGAAGATTTTACACGTATTGTTAAAAGGCTTAGAAAAAATGAAGGATTAGGTGGAGGAACTATTCTAAATCACGATAATTGTGCTATTTCAAATGAAGATAAAACATTTGAAAGATTAACAGAAGAATTCAATAAAACTGCTAGAAAATATGGTATCAATCAATGTATTCAGAAAATACATTTTTTAACTCAAATATATCATGAATCAGCAAGATTTACTACTGGTTTGGAATTTGATACAGGAAACTATTATAACCCAAATGGGGGACATCCCGAAGCCAAAGATAATGGAAATACTGTAATTGGTGATGGTCCAAAATATAAGGGACGAGGTTTTATGCAGCTAACTTGGCGTAATACTCAAATCAAATATTTAAAATATGCAGCTAAAAATTCAGAAGGTATATTAAAAGGAAAAACTGATGCAGAACTCGAATTGCGCAGTAATAATTATGAAAAACATATCTCTGATGATATTAAATATGCGATGGATTCAGCAGGTTGGTTCTGGGTAAACAAAATTTATAAAAAGAAAAGTCTTTTAGATCATTCACTTGAGGCAGATTCTAAACAAAGAATTATCTCAAAGGTTATTAATGGAGGTAAAAAGGGAATAGAGAAAAGGGCTAAATATTATCAAGTTTTAAAAAGTATATTCCGCTATGAATTGGATTGTATTAATAATTTCTCTAAATCAAGTACTGATAACTTACAAGCAGTCCCACCATGGCTTAAAGTTGCATTTGTAGAGTATAACACACATTTAGGTTATATAGAAGAGGAGAAAAATTTAAGTGATCGTATTGAAAAATCATATTTCAATTCAACAACTTCTAAAGGCTTAAAGTCAGAAGTACCTTGGTGTGCTGCCTTTGTAAATTATTGCTATCTAAATGGAAATCCTTCATATAAAAATGAAACGGGAATACAAGTTAGAGCTTTTGAGTGGGGGCCTGCTAATAATAAATATCTAAATGCAGATAGAAAAACCATTGGAGGCTGGAAAGAAGGTGAAGATCACAAAAAACCATTTTTAGGTGCGTTAGCAGTTTATTCAGGTAGTCATGTTGGTTTTGTTGTTGGTAAAAACAGTAAAGGAAAAATAGTATTACTTGGAGGAAACCAAAATGGTGTAATAGGTAATTTGAAGGTTGGTGGTGATGAAAGCGTTTGTTTCTCTTCTTATCCATCTGATAAAATAGCTTTTTATATGAAGCCTAAAGGATTTATTGTCAAAACAGAGTGGGAAGAAGAAAATCTACCTGTTATAGATATAAACAATCCTTCCGAAACTTATTCTTCACTTAGATAG
- a CDS encoding PAAR domain-containing protein, whose protein sequence is MPGKAATIGHEHTCPMYSGSKAHKGGGIIGQGVPTVLIGNKPAAVMGDKCSCQGPPDTIVEGCSTVLIGGKPAVTQGDKTAHGGVVSEGNTTVLIGTGTQAPKAIKAIEEIPFPKIGFGTKVLAAVSGNGEKITAAKKEQEKIKRAFLNEGHLGNFSLSL, encoded by the coding sequence ATGCCAGGAAAAGCAGCAACAATAGGACACGAGCATACTTGCCCTATGTATAGTGGTAGTAAAGCGCATAAAGGAGGAGGGATTATAGGACAAGGAGTACCTACCGTATTAATAGGAAATAAGCCAGCGGCTGTTATGGGGGATAAATGTAGTTGCCAAGGCCCTCCAGATACCATTGTAGAAGGGTGCTCAACAGTTCTGATAGGTGGCAAACCTGCGGTAACACAAGGAGATAAAACAGCTCATGGAGGGGTTGTGAGTGAAGGAAATACTACGGTGTTGATAGGAACAGGAACTCAGGCACCAAAAGCGATCAAAGCAATAGAAGAAATTCCATTTCCTAAAATAGGTTTTGGAACCAAGGTGCTGGCTGCGGTTTCAGGAAATGGCGAAAAAATAACAGCGGCTAAAAAAGAGCAAGAGAAAATTAAAAGAGCATTTTTAAACGAAGGTCACTTAGGTAACTTTAGTTTGAGTTTATAG
- a CDS encoding IS3 family transposase (programmed frameshift), producing MRKSKFSPQQIAKILKEYENGRTVEAISREHGVSSATFYKWRSKYAGMNVKELKRLKELEEENRKLKQMYATLALDHQMAKEIIEKKPLKPCVKRSLSIDLSHYGISRACRVLKMSKSVYYYKPKLQDDTPIELALKQKAIDHCEEGFWKAYKRLRNEGNPWNHKRVHRVYVALGLPLRRKVKKRLPARIKEPLIVPTELNQTWSMDFVTDVLENKKRFRGFTIIDDFNREALHIEVDFSLPSNRIVYVLNHLLKRKGKPQKIRMDNGPEFIANLTATWSAMHEIDFKYIEPVKPTQNAFIERFNGSYRRGVLNKYIFENIHQVREQTQIWMHDYNNFRPHDALDDMAPIPYAKQHCVAAAGRILKQD from the exons ATGAGGAAAAGTAAATTTAGCCCCCAGCAAATCGCAAAGATTTTAAAGGAATACGAAAACGGTAGAACCGTAGAAGCAATTTCCAGAGAACATGGAGTTAGTTCGGCAACATTTTATAAATGGCGTAGTAAATACGCAGGTATGAATGTTAAAGAGCTCAAACGTCTAAAGGAATTAGAGGAAGAAAATCGAAAATTAAAGCAAATGTATGCTACTCTTGCATTAGATCACCAAATGGCAAAGGAGATTATCGAAAAAAAGC CTTTAAAGCCTTGCGTTAAGCGCTCCTTAAGTATTGACCTTTCTCATTACGGCATAAGCAGGGCATGTCGGGTTTTAAAAATGAGTAAAAGCGTATATTATTATAAGCCAAAATTACAAGACGATACACCAATTGAATTAGCCTTAAAACAAAAGGCTATTGACCATTGTGAGGAAGGATTTTGGAAAGCTTATAAACGACTACGCAATGAAGGGAATCCATGGAATCACAAGCGAGTTCATCGAGTTTATGTAGCACTAGGTTTACCACTGAGAAGGAAGGTGAAGAAACGTTTGCCAGCAAGAATAAAAGAACCTTTAATAGTTCCTACAGAACTCAACCAAACTTGGAGTATGGATTTTGTAACAGATGTATTAGAGAATAAAAAAAGATTTAGAGGCTTTACTATCATAGATGATTTTAATAGAGAGGCTTTACATATAGAAGTAGATTTTTCGTTACCTAGTAATAGAATAGTTTACGTTTTAAATCATCTGTTAAAACGTAAAGGTAAACCACAAAAGATACGTATGGATAATGGTCCGGAATTTATAGCTAATTTAACCGCTACTTGGAGTGCTATGCATGAAATTGATTTTAAATATATAGAACCAGTAAAACCCACACAAAATGCTTTTATAGAACGTTTTAACGGTTCATATAGACGAGGGGTTTTAAATAAATATATTTTTGAAAACATTCATCAAGTCAGAGAGCAAACCCAGATATGGATGCACGATTATAATAATTTTAGACCGCATGATGCTTTGGACGATATGGCTCCAATCCCGTATGCGAAACAACATTGTGTCGCTGCCGCTGGGCGCATTTTAAAACAGGATTGA
- a CDS encoding type VI secretion system Vgr family protein, whose amino-acid sequence MLKRNPCRISIDGVSIDRYVSLKLVQKINAHHTFEVALDNEIFLLTKGTDIFSSKEYIGKSIYIEIEKYDFLGRITAMDFEMSKGEYGHTLLKGYSKTILLESGDRLKSWTDKAMPQIVKSILEESGMRGMIAPETDFPIPYQCQYNESDFRYLQRLAKQYHEWFYYEGEYIVFGKPKEGKSCIDLEYNKEVYEVKIATKTAAVSQRAYDFSYRENKMLETPAKNDKVTSAISEYALNAAMKLYPKKTLGMPETVLGDKYEMDRYLLGKTESILSEFDVLEAKSKFVGLEIGSVIRLTSKEKHVGDSYLITEITHTEGQGREYENEFKAIAANSRYLPEPKITPAIAGTQRAIVVDHEDPLEQGRVKVKMLWQENEMTTNWIQVLAPDAGNSNVVEKNRGYVFIPEEGDQVLIGFHHNDPNRPFVLGSLHHSDSAGGGKKKNSVKSLKTRSGHTIELDDTKGKEKIHIYDNGGSIITFDTKKKSLYIQATENLELAAKNIKIAATENIRFHAQENIESVSEIDTVMMANTALKLQSTENTSIKSSSNLQMEASNKATLKAVATSLEGSSEVSLQGNTAKVNGDSITEISGGIVKIN is encoded by the coding sequence ATGTTAAAGAGAAATCCTTGTCGAATTTCTATAGACGGCGTGTCTATAGATCGCTATGTAAGTTTAAAATTAGTACAGAAAATAAATGCGCATCATACTTTTGAAGTGGCATTAGATAATGAGATATTTCTCCTTACAAAAGGAACGGATATTTTTAGTTCTAAGGAATATATTGGTAAATCGATTTATATTGAAATAGAAAAATACGACTTTTTAGGAAGGATTACTGCAATGGATTTTGAAATGTCAAAAGGAGAGTATGGACATACATTGCTGAAAGGCTATTCTAAAACAATTTTATTAGAGTCAGGAGATAGGTTAAAGTCTTGGACGGATAAAGCGATGCCGCAAATAGTGAAAAGTATTTTAGAGGAATCGGGTATGAGAGGAATGATTGCACCAGAAACAGATTTTCCCATACCTTATCAATGTCAGTATAATGAAAGTGATTTTAGGTATTTGCAACGTTTGGCAAAGCAGTACCATGAATGGTTTTATTATGAGGGAGAATATATTGTGTTTGGAAAACCTAAAGAAGGAAAGAGTTGCATTGATTTAGAATATAATAAAGAGGTTTATGAAGTAAAAATAGCGACTAAAACTGCTGCGGTATCTCAAAGGGCATACGACTTTAGTTATAGGGAAAATAAAATGTTAGAAACTCCTGCTAAAAATGACAAGGTAACTAGTGCTATTTCTGAATATGCGTTGAATGCAGCCATGAAATTATATCCAAAGAAAACATTAGGCATGCCTGAAACGGTATTGGGAGATAAATATGAAATGGATCGTTATTTATTAGGGAAAACGGAAAGCATTTTAAGTGAGTTTGATGTATTGGAGGCGAAGAGTAAATTTGTAGGATTGGAAATAGGTAGCGTTATTCGGTTAACTAGTAAAGAAAAACATGTTGGTGATAGTTATTTGATTACAGAGATTACGCATACAGAAGGGCAAGGAAGAGAATATGAAAATGAATTTAAAGCTATTGCTGCAAATAGTAGGTATTTGCCTGAGCCGAAAATTACACCAGCAATAGCAGGTACGCAAAGGGCTATTGTAGTAGATCATGAAGATCCGTTAGAACAAGGGAGGGTAAAAGTAAAAATGTTATGGCAAGAAAATGAAATGACTACTAATTGGATTCAAGTACTGGCACCAGATGCGGGAAATAGCAATGTGGTAGAAAAGAATAGAGGATATGTGTTTATTCCAGAGGAAGGAGATCAAGTACTTATTGGTTTCCACCATAATGATCCTAATCGTCCGTTTGTTTTAGGAAGTTTACATCACTCTGATAGTGCTGGGGGAGGAAAAAAGAAGAATAGTGTAAAAAGTTTAAAAACGCGTAGTGGACATACCATAGAACTAGATGATACTAAAGGAAAGGAAAAGATCCATATTTATGATAATGGCGGAAGCATTATCACTTTTGACACTAAAAAGAAATCTCTTTATATACAAGCTACAGAAAATTTAGAGTTAGCGGCTAAAAATATCAAAATAGCGGCTACCGAAAATATACGATTCCATGCGCAAGAAAATATTGAAAGTGTATCAGAAATAGATACTGTAATGATGGCAAATACTGCATTAAAATTGCAATCAACTGAAAATACAAGTATAAAAAGTAGCAGTAACTTACAGATGGAGGCTTCTAATAAGGCTACTTTAAAGGCAGTAGCTACTTCATTGGAAGGCAGTTCGGAGGTTTCTTTACAAGGAAATACAGCTAAAGTTAATGGTGATAGCATCACAGAGATATCAGGAGGAATTGTAAAAATAAATTAG
- a CDS encoding CHAP domain-containing protein, which translates to MDEIAGSKHNPRVLEYHASAGHTGSNISDDKKWAWCSSFACWVFTQSKEYTGKITAKATNWKNWGKADSRDKPIYGSLAVIDWGENDDGRGHVGFVVNVEGNDVYLLGGNQTGGDKTTNGKVCVSRYDKSVIDYFRIPENYTPENKDYEYDDIKNTNLSFETLSSTR; encoded by the coding sequence TTGGATGAAATAGCTGGCTCAAAACATAATCCAAGAGTACTCGAATATCATGCATCTGCTGGTCATACTGGTAGTAATATAAGCGATGATAAGAAATGGGCTTGGTGTTCTTCTTTTGCTTGTTGGGTATTTACACAATCAAAAGAATATACAGGAAAGATAACGGCTAAAGCAACTAATTGGAAAAATTGGGGTAAAGCAGATTCAAGAGACAAACCTATTTATGGTTCCTTAGCTGTTATAGATTGGGGTGAAAATGATGATGGTAGAGGACATGTTGGCTTTGTTGTAAATGTAGAGGGTAATGATGTTTATTTACTAGGAGGAAATCAAACAGGTGGTGATAAAACAACAAATGGTAAAGTATGTGTATCTAGATATGATAAATCTGTGATAGACTATTTTAGAATACCTGAAAATTATACTCCTGAAAATAAAGATTACGAATATGATGATATTAAAAACACCAACCTTAGCTTTGAGACATTATCTAGTACTCGCTAA
- a CDS encoding glycoside hydrolase family 24 protein, with product MEERIVLVSFFLLFIVKKKQVAPATRARSKQEKQPVRKFPNTDMVYHFHPIGFVNHMKLIYGGGNGLGVCYGEARVRAFMRMLRIGEGTKDEKGYERIVGGTHFSDHGKDFSGHPNVKVYISSIEDYSYAAGAYQITQKNWNDTPFVNWRKKKGLSDFSPESQDKYCLYLLADKKKSLDLIKQGDITEAIRKCRKEWASLPGSGHGQREENLFEILAEYTKYYKEELNGITTLKMPWGTAKQLGYDCCSDDDNDTSCGKENIDLSNRVPWMSQFNKDEAGNREGCFRTSKKLLMKSGLPDSSGKNINPILIVTEDSEAKTISINNQNAIKGIEYIDSELEKGNPVLVGLHYNFTFKKNTDKTTDHFFIIKGRGCENNKRYFSFYEVGTNYGDKGIHPMNKLFLEEDNTLRGTSKYKPSHKYIVSQVRKN from the coding sequence ATGGAAGAGCGTATTGTTTTAGTAAGTTTCTTTTTACTTTTTATTGTAAAAAAGAAACAAGTTGCTCCAGCAACAAGAGCTCGCTCAAAGCAGGAGAAGCAACCCGTAAGGAAGTTTCCAAATACAGATATGGTATATCATTTTCATCCTATTGGCTTTGTTAATCATATGAAATTGATTTATGGAGGAGGCAATGGTTTAGGAGTTTGCTATGGAGAGGCAAGAGTTAGAGCATTTATGAGAATGCTTCGAATAGGCGAAGGTACTAAAGATGAAAAAGGATACGAGAGAATTGTTGGAGGTACTCATTTTAGCGACCATGGTAAAGATTTTAGCGGTCATCCAAATGTAAAAGTATATATATCAAGTATTGAAGATTATTCTTATGCTGCTGGTGCTTATCAGATTACACAAAAAAATTGGAATGATACCCCTTTTGTAAATTGGAGAAAGAAAAAAGGATTGTCAGATTTTTCACCTGAAAGTCAGGATAAATATTGTCTTTACTTATTGGCAGATAAAAAAAAGTCTTTAGACTTAATTAAACAAGGAGACATTACAGAAGCTATTAGAAAATGTAGAAAAGAGTGGGCTAGCTTACCTGGTTCTGGTCACGGACAAAGGGAAGAAAATTTATTTGAAATATTAGCTGAATATACTAAATACTATAAAGAAGAATTAAATGGTATTACTACTCTAAAAATGCCTTGGGGAACAGCTAAACAACTTGGCTACGATTGTTGTAGTGATGATGATAATGATACTAGTTGTGGTAAAGAAAATATTGATTTATCAAATAGGGTACCTTGGATGAGTCAATTCAATAAAGATGAAGCGGGAAATAGAGAAGGGTGTTTTAGAACTTCTAAAAAACTTTTGATGAAGTCAGGTTTACCTGATTCTTCAGGAAAGAATATTAATCCTATCCTTATAGTAACAGAGGATTCAGAAGCTAAAACAATTTCTATTAATAATCAAAATGCAATAAAAGGAATAGAATATATAGATTCTGAATTAGAGAAAGGAAATCCAGTTCTAGTTGGTTTACATTATAACTTCACATTTAAGAAAAATACAGATAAAACTACGGATCACTTTTTTATTATTAAAGGCAGAGGCTGTGAGAATAATAAAAGATATTTTAGTTTTTATGAAGTAGGAACTAATTATGGAGATAAAGGAATTCATCCTATGAATAAATTATTTTTAGAAGAAGATAATACTTTAAGAGGTACATCTAAATATAAGCCTAGTCATAAATATATTGTTTCACAAGTAAGAAAAAATTAA